From the genome of Primulina eburnea isolate SZY01 chromosome 12, ASM2296580v1, whole genome shotgun sequence, one region includes:
- the LOC140807208 gene encoding uncharacterized protein: MAAKRRNPGNKSKEIQPNKYNRRHSQIKHQDPDDQKPHSWAAVRSLFMTCKYLQAQQQEQQQIKQKPNQKLKHTHGEEKVIQSKQNYISKQAKKEKTLEETHKKTKKTRCSGSLCSNTKVTQRPENSVEQKKRSTVLLMVSSCTENYANSSNRSMKINSSLYGSAVGSINSASTSSSASSSLTVPTRSPNSIPGSFRNMGFRKLSGCYECRMVVDPVLGMTRDPSLRATIFPCPECGEIFVKAENLELHKSVRHAVCELGPEDTSKNIVEIIFQSSWLKKEAPVCKIDRILKVQNTPRTISKFEDYRDTIKTRATGFPKKHPRCLADGNELLRFHCTTLMCSLGLNGSSNLCNSIPTCSVCSIIRNGFKAAADVSTKGILTTATSGKAHDSANVLLDRGKRAMLVCRVIAGRVKRNVELAAVSVDDYDSVAGDSGVYSNLDELHVFNPRAILPCFVVIYGGF; this comes from the exons ATGGCGGCTAAAAGAAGAAATCCTGGAAATAAATCCAAGGAGATACAGCCAAACAAGTACAACCGCCGTCATTCTCAGATCAAACACCAGGATCCTGATGATCAGAAACCACATTCCTGGGCCGCTGTAAGGAGCCTCTTCATGACCTGCAAGTATCTTCAAGCACAGCAACAAGAACAGCAACAAATAAAGCAGAAGCCAAACCAGAAGCTTAAACATACCCATGGAGAAGAGAAAGTGATTCAAAGCAAGCAAAATTACATATCAAAGCaggcaaagaaagaaaaaaCCCTCGAAGAAACTCACAAGAAAACCAAAAAAACGAGATGCTCGGGTTCACTCTGCAGCAACACGAAAGTGACGCAAAGGCCCGAGAACTCGGTAGAACAGAAGAAAAGGAGTACTGTTCTGTTAATGGTCTCATCCTGCACTGAAAACTACGCTAATTCTTCGAACAGATCCATGAAAATCAATAGTTCTTTATACGGGTCAGCTGTGGGTTCAATTAATTCTGCTTCGACTTCTTCTTCAGCTTCTTCTTCACTCACTGTTCCTACGCGCTCTCCTAACTCCATTCCTGGGTCCTTCAGAAACATGGGTTTCAGGAAATTATCTGGATGCTATGAGTGTAGAATGGTTGTGGATCCTGTTCTTGGAATGACCAGGGATCCTTCTTTAAGAGCTACTATATTTCCATGCCCTGAATGCGGTGAAATTTTCGTGAAAGCTGAGAATTTGGAGCTTCATAAGTCTGTCAGGCATGCCG TATGTGAATTGGGTCCGGAAGATACAAGCAAGAACATAGTGGAGATCATATTTCAGTCAAGCTGGCTCAAGAAAGAGGCCCCGGTGTGCAAAATAGACCGCATACTCAAAGTCCAAAATACCCCTAGAACCATATCGAAATTTGAGGATTACCGGGACACCATCAAGACCAGAGCTACTGGATTCCCCAAGAAACACCCGCGTTGCCTCGCCGATGGCAACGAGCTTCTGCGGTTCCATTGCACCACTCTGATGTGCTCACTTGGCCTAAATGGATCCTCCAACTTATGCAACTCCATCCCCACCTGCAGCGTGTGCAGCATCATTCGAAACGGGTTCAAAGCCGCAGCCGACGTCTCTACAAAAG GTATATTAACAACCGCTACAAGTGGTAAAGCACACGACAGTGCAAATGTGTTGTTAGATAGAGGGAAGAGAGCAATGCTCGTGTGTCGAGTGATAGCGGGGCGGGTGAAGAGGAACGTCGAGCTGGCTGCCGTGAGTGTCGACGATTACGACTCGGTGGCCGGGGACAGCGGAGTCTATTCGAATTTGGACGAGTTGCATGTTTTCAATCCTAGGGCTATATTGCCTTGCTTTGTTGTGATTTATGGTGGTTTCTAA
- the LOC140807269 gene encoding uncharacterized protein, whose translation MSIITSSNVVIGHKSTTRFHLKPEVFNLGISRFKIRFEGNKSREQFGSKLKRRSLTVYANTVPAAPLPSTPPPSGSIKSWILGLVVSLILPFFSHKWGPLWVLEKRIVNAVQTMENIVEVVEKVAEEVEKISEDISDDLPEGKVKEMVDLVENIAEQTAKTADSVDDLIDKVQETEEKVKSVVESIDKEVKSSPKQATEDNGSLQNV comes from the exons ATGTCGATTATTACAAGTTCTAACGTTGTTATTGGGCACAAGTCGACGACTCGGTTCCATTTGAAGCCTGAAGTCTTCAACTTGGGTATCTCACGTTTCAAGATCAGATTTGAGGGCAACAAATCAAGGGAGCAATTTGGTAGCAAACTCAAAag GAGATCTTTAACAGTTTATGCTAATACCGTACCGGCTGCTCCATTGCCTTCTACCCCTCCACCTTCCGGATCAAT CAAAAGTTGGATTCTTGGATTGGTGGTATCCCTGATATTGCCCTTCTTCTCTCACAAATGGGGGCCATTATGGGTTCTTGAAA AGAGGATTGTAAATGCAGTGCAAACAATGGAAAATATCGTGGAAGTGGTGGAGAAAGTGGCGGAAGAAGTAGAGAAGATTTCCGAGGACATATCGGATGATCTACCCGAAGGAAAAGTAAAGGAAATGGTGGACCTTGTTGAAAATATTGCTGAACAAACTGCTAAAACTGCTGATTCTGTCGATGATCTTATTGACAAG GTTCAAGAAACGGAAGAAAAGGTGAAGTCCGTAGTTGAATCTATCGATAAGGAAGTCAAAAGTTCTCCTAAACAAGCAACGGAAGATAATGGATCATTACAAAATGTTTAG